The Terriglobia bacterium genome has a window encoding:
- a CDS encoding lipopolysaccharide biosynthesis protein, translating to MRRLAVQGAAATLSAAALALAAQVVGTVILARLLTSNDFGVVAMVTTFSLLLMSFGLNGFNEVVIQREEIDRFQASNLFWINSVVGLILAVGFAASGSLLARFYRNPLVAHVAVALSVAIFITAASTIHLALLKRAMRFATVSANDVVGRAVNTFVSILLALKGWGYWALVAGIVAQGISTTLGAWWLCRWIPSLPRRGVGTRAMLRFAANVYGRFSANYFARNFDNLLVGWQFNAAALGFYKKAYDLFALSASQLTAPLHNVALAALSRLTQDPVRFKRHLANSLGLVAFVGMAVGADLTLVGKDLVRLVLGPNWSESARIFELFGPGIGIMLLYSTVGWMHLSIGKPGRWLRWTLVESAVTALLFVIALPWGPEGIAVAWSVSYWTLTIPAFWYAGRPIGFGVSSLIAAVWRYVIASILAGLACVAIMRGMPTSTVARSAAEALVLVIVKSLGYAIFYIGAVILLHKGCDPLFQVAGLVRELLPGTPHRPTLARLPASGGGVNVS from the coding sequence TTGCGACGCCTCGCCGTTCAAGGTGCGGCCGCGACGTTATCCGCTGCGGCGCTGGCGCTCGCCGCACAGGTGGTCGGTACCGTGATCTTGGCCCGCCTGCTGACGTCCAACGATTTCGGCGTCGTGGCTATGGTCACCACCTTCAGCCTACTCCTCATGAGCTTCGGTCTAAACGGCTTTAACGAGGTTGTCATCCAACGCGAGGAGATCGATCGGTTTCAGGCTAGTAATCTTTTCTGGATCAACTCCGTGGTGGGATTGATCTTGGCCGTCGGGTTTGCCGCCTCAGGGTCTCTACTAGCACGATTCTACCGAAATCCACTTGTTGCGCATGTCGCGGTAGCACTGTCGGTGGCGATCTTCATTACTGCAGCCTCCACCATACACCTGGCTCTTTTGAAGCGAGCAATGCGATTCGCGACCGTGTCTGCCAATGACGTTGTTGGCCGTGCTGTGAACACCTTTGTGTCAATCCTTTTGGCTCTGAAAGGATGGGGATATTGGGCGCTGGTGGCGGGAATCGTCGCGCAGGGGATCAGCACAACACTTGGAGCCTGGTGGCTCTGCCGATGGATTCCGAGCTTGCCCCGGCGTGGAGTGGGCACGCGTGCGATGTTGAGATTCGCCGCAAACGTCTATGGTAGGTTCAGCGCGAACTATTTTGCGAGGAATTTTGACAATCTTCTGGTCGGCTGGCAATTCAACGCGGCGGCACTTGGGTTCTACAAAAAGGCTTATGACTTGTTCGCGCTTTCGGCCAGCCAGCTTACTGCGCCTCTCCACAATGTCGCCTTGGCGGCTCTGAGCCGGCTGACTCAGGACCCGGTTCGCTTCAAGCGACACCTCGCCAATTCTCTTGGGCTCGTCGCCTTCGTTGGCATGGCAGTAGGCGCGGATCTCACTTTGGTCGGCAAGGACCTGGTTCGCCTAGTGCTTGGACCAAACTGGTCGGAATCCGCAAGGATCTTCGAGTTATTCGGACCGGGAATCGGGATCATGCTGCTCTATAGTACTGTTGGCTGGATGCATCTTTCGATCGGGAAGCCGGGGCGCTGGCTTCGCTGGACACTAGTCGAATCGGCTGTGACGGCTTTGTTGTTTGTTATTGCGTTGCCCTGGGGGCCAGAAGGCATCGCGGTGGCCTGGAGCGTGTCCTATTGGACACTTACGATTCCAGCCTTTTGGTACGCTGGGCGGCCAATAGGGTTTGGCGTTTCGTCTTTGATCGCCGCCGTCTGGAGGTATGTTATCGCCTCCATCCTCGCGGGCCTCGCATGCGTTGCAATAATGCGGGGTATGCCGACCTCGACAGTCGCGAGAAGCGCTGCGGAAGCTCTGGTGTTGGTCATAGTCAAGTCTCTCGGGTATGCCATTTTTTATATCGGCGCTGTCATCCTGCTGCACAAAGGATGCGACCCACTGTTTCAAGTCGCCGGTCTCGTGCGGGAGTTGCTTCCTGGAACTCCGCACCGACCAACTCTGGCGAGGCTACCGGCGTCAGGAGGTGGGGTCAATGTCAGTTGA
- a CDS encoding glycosyltransferase yields MSYPFSIAFEWQAWRQLRHRIFAGEFDVVLRLVPMSPVLPSPFAFFLRKGPIPFVIGPLNGGLPWPTGFTQLDRQREWIAGLRSAYKFLPFARSTYRHAAAIIAASSQTCAEFSAYRDKLFFVPEPGIDSSVCSSDSRSTAPESKLELIFVGGLVPRKACDLALRAAAPLLRSDVAHFTVIGDGPERSRLEQLAQSLGIEKAVSFCGWIRHEDVLSRMRCAHVFVFPSLRDNGAGVVFEALATGAVPVVVDFGGPGDIVHPKVGYKVPLTNEGEMTAQIQKILASLAQDRDLLDRLRQEGKSYARECLTWDAKAQRTSQVLNWAMRRGPKPDLSPPKILRLHNAS; encoded by the coding sequence TTGAGCTACCCCTTCTCCATTGCCTTTGAATGGCAAGCTTGGCGACAACTGCGGCACCGCATCTTTGCCGGCGAGTTCGATGTCGTACTGCGCTTGGTTCCGATGTCACCGGTGTTGCCCAGTCCTTTCGCTTTCTTCCTGCGCAAGGGGCCAATACCGTTTGTGATCGGGCCGCTCAATGGCGGCTTACCCTGGCCGACCGGTTTCACCCAACTCGACAGACAAAGGGAATGGATCGCAGGGCTGAGGAGCGCATACAAGTTCCTCCCTTTTGCCCGGTCTACTTATCGTCACGCGGCGGCCATCATAGCCGCTTCCTCTCAAACGTGTGCCGAGTTTTCTGCGTATCGCGACAAGCTGTTCTTTGTTCCAGAGCCGGGCATCGATAGCTCCGTCTGTTCCTCTGATTCGCGCAGTACTGCGCCCGAATCCAAACTCGAACTGATTTTTGTTGGTGGCCTGGTTCCCCGAAAGGCTTGTGATCTCGCGCTGCGCGCTGCCGCCCCACTATTACGGAGCGATGTGGCCCACTTTACAGTCATCGGCGACGGACCGGAGCGAAGCCGCCTTGAACAACTTGCACAATCCCTTGGGATTGAGAAGGCCGTCTCCTTCTGTGGCTGGATCCGTCATGAGGACGTCCTCAGTCGGATGCGATGTGCGCATGTGTTTGTGTTTCCCTCCCTTCGCGACAACGGCGCAGGGGTTGTGTTCGAAGCTCTCGCGACCGGCGCCGTACCTGTGGTCGTAGACTTCGGCGGGCCTGGAGATATCGTCCATCCCAAGGTGGGGTATAAAGTGCCTCTCACAAATGAAGGCGAGATGACGGCTCAGATACAAAAGATTCTAGCCAGTCTGGCTCAGGACCGGGACCTTCTTGACCGCTTACGACAAGAAGGCAAGTCGTATGCTCGTGAATGTCTAACTTGGGATGCGAAGGCTCAGCGTACAAGTCAGGTTCTTAATTGGGCTATGCGGCGGGGTCCGAAACCAGATCTTTCGCCGCCGAAGATCCTGCGCCTGCACAATGCGAGCTGA
- a CDS encoding O-antigen ligase family protein encodes MTKGDAVAKSYEDGSPIDMWVFTFLLVAALVVLIARSGRVGLLLRKNGLILLYFSFCAVSIVWSDYPFVALKRWVKALGDLGIVLIILTESDPLGALKRVVTRVGFLIFPLSVLFIACYPGVGRILTQSWTLEPTGVATQKNALGLDCMVYGVFFLWMMLSVYRERQDPSRHRRLLAHGMIVIMIIWLLGQCQSMTSITGLVAAGGVMWLASRRSRGPVVVHASVIVVLGIAITALFFDPGGSMIGALGKDPTIHGRTEIWRLVLGLHTNPLVGTGFESFWLGPRLKQMWTAMPNFYMNEAHNGYLELYLNLGWAGICFIALLLATGYKRVVSGIRRNPGRASLFLGFFLCTLFYAFSEAAFRTLTISWVFLLLVIVGGSQAALFRCTRPTRLAYKTNTSEEPATESALSPVTYRTAR; translated from the coding sequence ATGACCAAGGGAGACGCCGTAGCCAAGTCCTATGAAGACGGAAGCCCGATTGACATGTGGGTGTTCACCTTTCTGTTGGTGGCGGCTCTGGTCGTGCTCATCGCAAGAAGTGGCAGGGTAGGTTTATTGCTACGGAAGAATGGCTTGATCTTGTTGTATTTTTCGTTTTGTGCGGTGAGCATTGTCTGGTCGGACTACCCTTTCGTCGCCCTCAAGCGATGGGTCAAAGCACTCGGCGATCTGGGAATTGTCCTTATCATCCTGACCGAATCGGACCCGTTGGGAGCCCTGAAACGTGTCGTCACCCGAGTGGGTTTCCTCATCTTCCCCTTGTCGGTCTTGTTCATCGCGTGCTATCCCGGCGTCGGACGGATCCTAACGCAGAGCTGGACCCTCGAACCAACCGGTGTAGCTACCCAGAAGAACGCACTCGGCTTGGACTGTATGGTGTATGGGGTCTTCTTTCTGTGGATGATGCTGTCCGTTTATCGCGAGCGGCAGGATCCCAGTCGACATCGCCGCCTTCTGGCCCACGGAATGATCGTCATCATGATCATCTGGCTACTCGGCCAATGTCAGTCCATGACTTCTATAACTGGCCTTGTCGCGGCCGGGGGAGTGATGTGGTTAGCAAGCCGCCGTTCGCGGGGACCTGTTGTTGTGCACGCGTCCGTTATCGTGGTGCTTGGCATAGCCATAACCGCCCTCTTTTTCGATCCTGGGGGCAGCATGATCGGGGCCTTGGGGAAGGACCCGACAATTCACGGAAGGACGGAAATCTGGCGCTTGGTCCTGGGCCTGCACACGAACCCGTTGGTCGGAACGGGGTTCGAAAGCTTCTGGCTTGGGCCACGACTGAAGCAAATGTGGACGGCCATGCCCAATTTCTACATGAATGAAGCACACAACGGCTACCTCGAGCTCTATTTGAATTTAGGATGGGCAGGGATCTGCTTCATCGCTCTTTTGCTGGCGACTGGGTATAAGAGGGTCGTTTCCGGCATTCGGCGAAACCCGGGAAGGGCTTCATTATTTCTTGGTTTTTTTCTTTGCACGCTCTTCTATGCCTTTTCGGAAGCTGCCTTCAGGACGTTGACCATCTCCTGGGTTTTTCTGCTCCTCGTCATTGTGGGCGGCTCCCAAGCCGCGCTTTTCAGATGCACCCGGCCAACCCGGCTGGCTTATAAAACTAATACCAGCGAAGAGCCAGCGACCGAGTCGGCACTCAGTCCAGTCACATACCGAACGGCCAGATAG
- a CDS encoding asparagine synthase-related protein, with protein MPGIVGLITKLRRDEAERQLLAMLETLRHEPFYTTGVWCDESLGVYVGWVARKGSFSDGMPVSNETGTAVLIFSGEDHPELGTVARLKERGHSVSEEGPSYLVHLYEEDSSFPAGLNGWFHGLILDRANSTALLFNDRFGMHRLYYHESKNTFYFAAEAKAILALRPELRRVDPECLGEFVALGCVLENRALFEGIYVLPPASTWNFRNGSIEQKAVYFEPKVWEEQAPLEPEEFYLQLREVFSQNLSRYFNGRQRVGMSLTGGLDTRAIMAWRRPRQDTLPCYTFGGPYRECRDVSVGRQVARLCGQRHEVIRADGEFLSRFPHFAERTVYLTDGCADVSCSPVLHMCQEARGIAPVRMTGNYGDQIIRRFRAFKPTMPTVDVFHPELIAQIRVAHTAYDRVVNTHPLSFAAFRQAPWHHYGLLALEQTQLTLRSPFLDNDLVRTCFRAPKVAIQNNDLRLRLIADGNSTLRKIRTDMGVGGEYEALLGAIMRRFHAFTFKAEYAYDNGMPQWVAKMDHAFFPFHLERLFLGRHKYYHFRVWYRDALSGYIREILLDPRTLSRPYWQKSVLEAMVQHHIKGDRNYTNEIHRVLSVELLHRLFIDGH; from the coding sequence ATGCCGGGAATTGTTGGACTTATTACAAAGTTAAGACGCGACGAGGCGGAGCGGCAACTGCTCGCGATGTTGGAGACACTCCGGCATGAACCGTTCTATACCACCGGAGTGTGGTGCGACGAATCATTGGGCGTGTACGTTGGATGGGTGGCTCGGAAGGGTTCGTTTTCAGACGGCATGCCTGTGAGCAATGAGACAGGCACCGCGGTCCTGATTTTTTCCGGGGAAGACCACCCAGAACTGGGAACGGTCGCCAGGCTGAAGGAGCGCGGCCATTCGGTCAGCGAAGAAGGTCCGTCTTATCTCGTGCATCTTTACGAAGAAGACTCGTCCTTTCCCGCAGGCTTAAACGGGTGGTTCCATGGACTCATTTTGGACCGGGCAAACAGTACAGCGCTACTTTTCAACGATCGGTTCGGAATGCACCGGCTTTACTACCACGAGTCGAAGAATACGTTCTATTTTGCCGCAGAAGCTAAAGCAATTCTCGCCCTTCGCCCTGAGTTGCGGAGGGTCGATCCCGAATGCCTGGGCGAGTTTGTCGCCCTTGGTTGCGTTTTGGAGAACCGAGCATTATTCGAAGGCATTTACGTGTTGCCCCCTGCTTCCACCTGGAACTTTCGAAATGGTTCGATCGAACAAAAAGCGGTTTACTTCGAACCGAAAGTGTGGGAAGAACAAGCTCCGCTGGAGCCCGAAGAATTCTATCTGCAACTGCGCGAAGTTTTCTCACAAAATCTGTCCAGGTACTTCAACGGCCGGCAGCGTGTGGGGATGTCGCTAACCGGGGGACTGGACACGCGTGCCATCATGGCTTGGCGCAGGCCGCGGCAAGACACGCTCCCCTGCTACACCTTTGGCGGCCCATACCGCGAATGCCGCGATGTGTCGGTGGGGCGGCAGGTTGCTCGCCTTTGCGGGCAGCGTCATGAAGTGATCCGGGCGGACGGGGAGTTTCTTTCTCGGTTTCCGCATTTCGCGGAGCGGACGGTGTACCTGACGGACGGCTGCGCGGACGTGAGTTGTTCGCCGGTGCTTCATATGTGCCAAGAAGCGCGTGGCATCGCCCCAGTCAGGATGACGGGAAATTACGGGGACCAGATCATTCGCCGCTTTCGTGCGTTTAAGCCCACAATGCCAACGGTGGACGTATTCCACCCTGAGCTGATCGCTCAAATTCGAGTCGCGCATACAGCATACGACAGAGTCGTGAACACGCATCCCCTGTCGTTTGCGGCCTTCCGCCAGGCACCGTGGCACCATTACGGTCTTCTGGCGCTAGAGCAGACGCAGCTCACTTTGCGCTCTCCGTTTCTGGATAATGATTTGGTTAGGACCTGCTTTCGAGCCCCGAAGGTCGCCATCCAAAATAATGACCTTCGCCTTCGGTTGATCGCCGATGGAAATTCCACCCTGCGGAAAATACGGACAGACATGGGAGTTGGAGGGGAGTACGAGGCGCTTCTTGGCGCCATTATGCGCCGCTTTCACGCGTTCACTTTTAAAGCGGAGTATGCATATGACAACGGCATGCCCCAATGGGTGGCCAAGATGGATCACGCATTCTTCCCCTTTCATCTTGAGCGTCTTTTCCTCGGCCGTCACAAGTATTACCATTTCCGCGTCTGGTACCGGGACGCTCTATCCGGTTACATTCGCGAAATCCTGCTTGATCCGCGAACTCTCTCCCGCCCCTACTGGCAAAAGAGTGTGCTCGAAGCAATGGTGCAGCATCACATCAAAGGAGACCGGAACTACACCAACGAGATTCACAGAGTGCTTTCGGTGGAATTGCTGCACCGCCTTTTTATCGATGGACATTGA
- a CDS encoding Gfo/Idh/MocA family oxidoreductase — protein MLKVGIVGCGKIADDHCSQIQRIKGCEIVGVCDRESLMARQLSERFPVKAYFSDLTQMLSHAQPDVIHVCTPPQSHFAIAKKSMEAGCHVYVEKPFALCLDDARTLIGLATRKGLKITAGHDDQFRHVARRMRALVQQGYLGGGPVHMESCYCYEFGGSGYARALLDDKQHWVRRLPGKLLHNIISHGIARIAEFLSSDSPEVIAHGFTSPALRSKGEREIIDELRVIISDEERATAYFTFSSQMRPALHQFRIYGEKNGLILDQDQEILIRLRGKRYTSYAEKFIPPINFARQYLGNLRTNLRTFLVRDFHMKSGMKYLIESFYRSILEDTPEPIPYREILLTAQIMDEIFRQLDMRRSMGAVRLEDSMTSFLTR, from the coding sequence ATGCTTAAAGTAGGCATCGTAGGATGCGGCAAGATTGCTGACGATCACTGCTCGCAGATCCAGAGGATCAAGGGATGTGAAATTGTGGGCGTCTGTGATCGGGAGTCGCTCATGGCGCGGCAACTTTCCGAGAGGTTCCCGGTCAAAGCATATTTTAGCGATTTGACGCAGATGCTCAGCCATGCTCAGCCTGATGTCATACACGTCTGCACGCCACCGCAGAGCCATTTTGCCATTGCCAAGAAGTCCATGGAAGCAGGATGTCATGTTTACGTCGAGAAGCCATTTGCGCTTTGCCTCGATGACGCTCGCACCCTTATTGGACTGGCCACGAGAAAAGGTCTGAAGATAACCGCCGGTCATGATGATCAATTCCGCCACGTAGCGCGGCGCATGAGGGCTCTTGTACAGCAAGGCTATCTGGGCGGCGGACCGGTGCACATGGAGAGCTGTTACTGTTATGAATTTGGTGGATCAGGCTACGCAAGGGCTCTACTCGACGATAAACAGCACTGGGTGCGAAGGCTTCCAGGAAAGCTGTTACACAACATCATCAGTCATGGTATCGCTAGAATTGCAGAGTTTCTGTCAAGTGACTCTCCTGAGGTAATCGCCCATGGTTTTACGAGCCCGGCTCTGAGGAGCAAGGGTGAACGCGAAATCATCGATGAACTCAGAGTGATCATCTCTGATGAAGAACGCGCCACGGCGTATTTTACTTTTTCTTCGCAGATGCGGCCGGCTCTCCATCAGTTCCGGATTTATGGCGAGAAGAATGGTCTGATTCTGGATCAGGATCAGGAGATCCTTATCAGGCTTCGTGGGAAGAGGTATACGAGCTACGCTGAGAAATTTATTCCTCCAATTAACTTTGCCAGGCAGTACCTCGGAAATCTTCGCACGAACCTGCGAACTTTTCTGGTGCGCGACTTCCATATGAAGTCGGGCATGAAGTATTTGATCGAATCATTCTACAGGTCAATCCTGGAGGATACTCCAGAACCGATTCCGTATCGTGAAATTCTTCTGACTGCCCAAATCATGGATGAGATATTCCGTCAGTTAGACATGAGACGATCCATGGGCGCAGTGCGGCTCGAGGATTCCATGACTTCTTTCTTGACGAGGTGA
- a CDS encoding NAD(P)-dependent oxidoreductase: protein MAGTTPCDSIVGRNDRILVTGATGFIGSRLVANLFDRGFRKIRCFARPSSVAARIQSLSAFAGIGNVEVMTGNLLSREDCITATRDVAVIFHLAAGRGEKSFPDAFMNTVVTTRNLLEACMQHQCLKRFVNVSSFAVYTNNKKPQGRMLDESCPVETHPAIRGDAYCFAKVRQDEIVAEYSKQFGIPCVTVRPGVVYGPGNEAIHARVGIGTFGLFLHLGGSNAIPLTYVDNCADAIALVGLKTDTQGEVFNIVDDNLPSSRQFLRLYKRNVKRFKSVYVPHFLSYALCYGWERYSAWSMGQLPPLFNRHRWYANWSKTHYSNAKLKGIGWKPKVSTSEGLTIYFNACLNGVRNA, encoded by the coding sequence ATGGCGGGAACAACGCCGTGCGACTCTATCGTCGGGCGGAACGATCGAATCCTCGTAACAGGGGCAACTGGCTTCATTGGATCCAGGCTTGTTGCGAACTTGTTCGATCGCGGATTTCGCAAGATCCGTTGCTTTGCGCGGCCATCCAGTGTAGCGGCGCGGATTCAGAGCCTCTCTGCATTCGCGGGGATCGGTAATGTTGAGGTGATGACCGGCAATCTGCTGTCGCGCGAGGACTGCATTACCGCCACCAGGGATGTGGCAGTCATTTTTCATCTTGCAGCCGGCCGAGGCGAAAAGTCGTTTCCCGATGCATTCATGAACACGGTTGTTACCACGCGGAATCTACTTGAAGCATGCATGCAGCACCAGTGCTTGAAGCGGTTTGTCAATGTCAGTTCCTTTGCGGTCTACACCAACAACAAGAAACCGCAGGGACGGATGCTAGACGAATCGTGCCCGGTGGAAACGCACCCTGCGATTCGCGGGGACGCTTACTGCTTCGCAAAAGTTAGACAGGATGAGATCGTCGCCGAGTACAGTAAGCAGTTTGGTATTCCGTGCGTCACGGTCAGGCCTGGAGTTGTTTACGGCCCGGGCAACGAAGCGATCCATGCCCGGGTTGGAATCGGCACCTTTGGGCTGTTCTTGCACCTCGGAGGATCAAATGCAATACCTCTGACTTACGTTGACAACTGCGCGGATGCAATTGCGCTTGTAGGTCTAAAGACCGATACGCAGGGGGAGGTTTTCAATATCGTAGACGACAATCTCCCTTCCAGCCGACAATTCCTGCGCCTCTACAAGCGCAACGTAAAACGGTTCAAGTCGGTTTATGTTCCACATTTCTTGAGCTACGCACTCTGCTATGGGTGGGAGCGCTATTCGGCATGGTCGATGGGGCAGTTGCCACCCCTCTTCAACCGGCACAGATGGTACGCCAATTGGAGCAAGACTCATTACAGCAACGCCAAGCTCAAGGGCATCGGTTGGAAACCAAAAGTGTCTACCTCCGAAGGACTAACAATCTACTTTAATGCCTGTCTTAACGGGGTTCGGAATGCTTAA
- a CDS encoding glycosyltransferase family 2 protein, whose translation MEKIMDMGRNHISVCICTFRRPKLLQRLLHEVIKQETDGLFTHSVVVADNDGSRSAESVVSEIAATSEIPIMYCVEPRQNISLTRNRAIANATGDFIAFIDDDEFPADRWLLTLFEAYLKYGVDGVLGPVKCHFDEKPPRWVIKGKFYERPTYPTGFVIDWTKGRTGNVLLRRQILEDEEVPFSPEFHRAGDQDFFRRMIAKGHVFIWCNEAVAYEVVPPIRWTRTFMLKRALLRGTIRMQHPTSRGRKVAKALIAVPIYAIAIPFSIGFGHHRFMYLLIRLCDHLASLLTFVGIKPIRSQLITD comes from the coding sequence ATGGAGAAAATCATGGATATGGGCCGAAATCACATCAGTGTGTGTATTTGCACTTTCCGACGACCCAAACTACTCCAACGGCTGTTACATGAGGTTATAAAGCAGGAAACGGACGGGCTGTTCACACATTCGGTCGTGGTTGCCGATAATGATGGTTCGCGATCCGCCGAGAGCGTGGTGTCGGAAATCGCTGCGACGTCCGAGATCCCGATCATGTACTGCGTGGAGCCTCGGCAGAACATCTCCCTGACGCGAAACAGGGCCATCGCAAATGCCACCGGCGATTTTATTGCGTTCATCGACGATGACGAGTTTCCCGCGGACCGCTGGCTGTTGACCTTGTTCGAAGCATACCTTAAATACGGCGTCGACGGCGTGCTCGGACCTGTCAAGTGCCACTTCGACGAGAAGCCGCCACGATGGGTTATCAAGGGGAAATTCTACGAGCGGCCTACTTATCCGACAGGGTTCGTGATTGACTGGACTAAAGGAAGGACGGGGAACGTGTTGCTGAGGAGACAGATCCTCGAGGATGAGGAGGTGCCCTTCAGCCCAGAGTTCCACCGGGCAGGCGACCAAGATTTTTTCCGAAGAATGATTGCAAAAGGACACGTATTCATCTGGTGCAACGAGGCAGTTGCGTACGAGGTCGTTCCTCCCATACGTTGGACTCGCACTTTCATGTTAAAGAGAGCGTTACTCCGCGGGACAATTCGGATGCAACATCCGACGTCCCGAGGGCGCAAAGTCGCTAAGGCTCTCATAGCCGTGCCGATTTATGCAATTGCCATTCCATTTTCCATAGGGTTTGGTCACCACAGATTCATGTACCTCCTGATAAGACTCTGTGACCACCTAGCAAGTCTCTTGACTTTCGTTGGCATCAAGCCGATTAGAAGTCAGTTGATTACCGATTAG
- a CDS encoding ChbG/HpnK family deacetylase → MKNEATLALPAERPFGNKTALRSGKLIIDADDWGRDQETTTRILSCVAQGSVSSVSAMVFMQDSERAAAIAREREIDAGLHLNFTTAFSAANCSAQLVQHQQRIARCLWRYRLAQALFHPTLMRSFEYAVSAQLEEFCRLYGRMPNRLDGHHHMHLCANVLAGRLLPPLTVVRRNFSFEAGEKCFANRLYRRVVDRILTRRHRLTDFFFSLAPLSPRRRLQRIFCLAQQFVVEVETHPANPVEYQFLSSREICSLAEDVRIARGFAF, encoded by the coding sequence GTGAAGAACGAGGCTACATTGGCATTACCAGCCGAGAGGCCTTTCGGAAATAAGACTGCTTTGCGATCCGGGAAACTCATTATTGATGCCGATGATTGGGGCCGGGACCAAGAGACAACCACTCGAATCCTAAGCTGTGTGGCTCAGGGAAGTGTCTCTTCAGTCAGTGCAATGGTTTTCATGCAGGATTCCGAACGTGCTGCGGCGATCGCTAGGGAGCGAGAAATTGACGCTGGCCTGCATTTGAACTTTACTACCGCGTTCTCGGCGGCGAACTGCTCCGCCCAGCTCGTCCAGCATCAGCAAAGAATCGCCCGGTGTCTTTGGCGCTATCGTCTAGCCCAAGCTCTTTTTCACCCAACGCTGATGCGCTCGTTCGAATATGCGGTTTCGGCGCAGCTCGAAGAGTTCTGTCGGCTTTATGGAAGAATGCCCAACCGGTTGGACGGTCATCATCACATGCACCTTTGTGCAAACGTTCTCGCGGGGCGATTGCTACCGCCCCTGACAGTAGTTCGGCGAAACTTTTCTTTCGAGGCCGGGGAAAAGTGCTTCGCCAACCGTCTCTATCGTCGGGTCGTTGACCGGATCTTGACGCGAAGGCATCGTCTCACTGATTTCTTCTTTTCGCTAGCTCCACTCAGTCCGCGCAGGCGTTTGCAGAGAATCTTCTGCTTAGCGCAGCAGTTTGTGGTGGAAGTAGAGACACACCCTGCCAATCCCGTCGAATACCAGTTCTTATCTAGCCGTGAAATTTGCAGTTTGGCAGAAGATGTTCGTATCGCCCGTGGGTTCGCATTCTGA
- a CDS encoding glycosyltransferase family A protein, which translates to MRYVLITPVRDEGPFIELTMKSVVAQTVRPLKWVIVSDGSTDGTDDIVGKYASENPWIELIRMPERRERHFAGKVYAFKAGYAKVRGMKYDAIGSLDGDVSFDKGFFAFLLQKLAEDSGLGLVGTAYIEGSNEAYDYMFSSADDVPGVCQLFRRECFEEVGGYTPLKEGGIDYVALITARMKGWRTRAFTDKVCIHHGTAQRNRFSARFKLGMKDYALGNGPLWELFRTLYQMTRRPFVLRGFLLGAGYFWAFASRRERPISQDMSTFIRLEHTRRLRRTLVRFIPKAFAAL; encoded by the coding sequence ATGCGTTACGTTCTAATCACACCAGTACGCGATGAGGGGCCATTCATCGAACTGACCATGAAATCGGTGGTGGCGCAAACTGTCCGGCCGCTCAAATGGGTGATCGTCAGTGACGGTTCAACCGATGGAACAGACGATATTGTGGGCAAGTATGCCTCAGAAAACCCCTGGATTGAGTTGATCCGGATGCCAGAGCGACGGGAGCGGCATTTCGCAGGGAAGGTGTACGCCTTCAAGGCGGGATACGCCAAGGTGCGAGGAATGAAATACGACGCGATCGGTAGCCTCGACGGCGATGTTTCATTTGACAAAGGTTTTTTTGCATTTCTGCTTCAAAAGCTCGCAGAGGATAGCGGCCTGGGTTTGGTCGGTACGGCATACATTGAAGGTTCCAACGAAGCTTACGATTATATGTTTTCGAGTGCCGACGATGTCCCCGGAGTGTGCCAACTGTTTCGGCGGGAATGCTTCGAAGAAGTCGGTGGATACACTCCGCTCAAGGAGGGCGGCATCGACTATGTCGCCCTCATAACTGCAAGAATGAAAGGATGGAGGACTCGGGCTTTCACTGACAAAGTGTGCATCCACCACGGTACGGCGCAGCGCAATCGTTTTTCTGCGCGATTCAAACTTGGCATGAAGGACTATGCCTTAGGGAACGGTCCGCTTTGGGAACTCTTTAGGACTCTTTATCAGATGACGCGAAGGCCATTTGTTTTACGCGGATTTCTGCTAGGCGCCGGTTATTTCTGGGCCTTTGCAAGCCGCCGGGAAAGGCCGATATCTCAAGACATGTCGACTTTTATCAGGCTAGAACATACCCGGAGGTTAAGAAGGACGCTCGTCAGATTCATTCCCAAGGCCTTTGCGGCACTTTGA